The following proteins come from a genomic window of Streptomyces sp. NBC_01716:
- a CDS encoding YcaO-like family protein, producing MTTSLPIDALVDPVCGLIRDVAPVEHPDGAPPRYVAMTANVADARRLGAWPADRVSLGTTFGDPDGARIAAVAEAVERYCGNRLPPPGHPEAPRRATAAQLVSEGLRLYGPGELPSYASWQYGRDGFPYAPLRAGTPALWTPGTEDGRECWAPVALTHLNWRQGELRSLPRTHHLNYAGIATGQGYDDAVERGLLEVVERDALELWWHLDGPTRGIDPATVPGLAEDLAGADLEVHIVEMPSEFAPCMAALVHDPGRGIHAAGFACRYDPAEAARKAVLEAVHTWVFTQGAVDADGWVFQAVEAGMLARGLYLGHRADRRYLDDCGPQFAAVRDLGAHVQVWLDDRMAPLARRFTAPALGTVPVTDRARGSRAALDTALAAGGHRVMTFDLTTEDVAETSLRVARVLVSGLIPNAPAAFGYFGSPRFAEAALGRGWRTQPPTEPADFTLAPPPHM from the coding sequence TTGACCACCTCCCTGCCGATCGACGCCCTCGTCGATCCCGTCTGCGGCCTCATCCGTGACGTGGCACCCGTCGAGCACCCGGACGGCGCGCCGCCGCGCTACGTCGCCATGACCGCCAATGTCGCCGACGCCCGCCGGCTCGGCGCCTGGCCGGCCGACCGCGTCTCTCTCGGCACCACGTTCGGTGACCCCGACGGCGCCCGGATCGCCGCCGTCGCCGAGGCCGTTGAGCGCTACTGCGGCAACCGACTCCCGCCGCCCGGCCACCCGGAAGCGCCCCGGCGCGCCACCGCCGCCCAACTGGTCTCCGAGGGACTGCGCCTGTACGGGCCCGGTGAACTGCCCTCGTACGCCTCCTGGCAGTACGGCCGCGACGGATTCCCGTACGCCCCGCTCCGGGCCGGAACACCCGCACTGTGGACGCCGGGTACCGAGGACGGGCGGGAGTGCTGGGCGCCCGTCGCCCTGACCCACCTCAACTGGCGGCAGGGCGAGCTGCGTTCACTCCCGCGCACCCACCACCTCAACTACGCGGGGATAGCCACCGGCCAGGGATACGACGACGCCGTCGAGCGCGGGCTCCTCGAAGTCGTGGAGCGCGACGCCCTGGAGCTGTGGTGGCATCTCGACGGTCCCACCCGTGGCATCGACCCGGCGACCGTGCCCGGCCTCGCCGAGGACCTGGCGGGCGCGGACCTGGAGGTCCACATCGTGGAGATGCCCTCCGAGTTCGCCCCCTGCATGGCTGCCCTCGTCCACGATCCCGGGCGGGGCATCCACGCCGCCGGATTCGCCTGCCGCTACGACCCGGCGGAAGCGGCCCGCAAGGCGGTCCTGGAGGCCGTGCACACCTGGGTGTTCACGCAGGGCGCGGTGGACGCCGACGGCTGGGTGTTCCAGGCCGTGGAGGCCGGCATGCTCGCCCGCGGCCTCTACCTCGGCCACCGGGCCGACCGGCGCTATCTCGACGACTGCGGACCGCAGTTCGCCGCCGTACGCGACCTCGGCGCCCATGTGCAGGTCTGGCTGGACGACCGGATGGCGCCCCTGGCCCGGCGGTTCACCGCACCCGCTCTCGGCACGGTCCCCGTCACCGACCGCGCCCGGGGGAGCCGTGCGGCACTGGACACCGCCCTCGCGGCCGGGGGACACCGGGTGATGACCTTCGACCTCACCACCGAAGACGTCGCCGAGACCTCGCTGCGCGTGGCCCGCGTCCTGGTCTCCGGTCTGATCCCCAACGCCCCCGCCGCCTTCGGCTACTTCGGATCGCCCCGCTTCGCCGAGGCCGCGCTCGGCAGAGGCTGGCGGACCCAACCACCCACCGAGCCGGCGGACTTCACGCTCGCTCCGCCACCACACATGTGA
- a CDS encoding nitroreductase: MTHASVSATAGETLRRALALARSARVPSRAALAPRRSFPWAGEPSSRAAPLGVPESPGGYGGPGQTSSAGERVDLDRLLRLSLAVPGGSGAGRLRPVPSAGALHPVRAHLLVGEGCSLPPGRYAYDPHTHRIHRRGPAPASASADGPRGVVAVLTVDAVDTLTHYGHRAWPLLLLDAGHAVAALVLAASETDTAVCLDADGAALAAAAGLPRAGEWTALWPGTEPEQPLAAVHFTPHGTARPDDPLSLWASLPLAAAPSPVAGPAPPGALTETRQLLELLGAGEQTRSTWQPVTRPAPVTDRVLAGRRSADPADLTQPVPEDLLARILTTAVGAWPGGPAWSAAVGAPKPALLTLTPRDTARARTPACPRPRPAVPPAPALSVLAAGEARPTLAHWAAGQRWIADAGAVLLAHGCPSDASASRIGLDHLAAGYAAGIAHVHAVAEGLPARPVGSWQQADLGAALGEAPGREWIVHALALGGPPAPNSPSYEEERP, from the coding sequence ATGACTCACGCTTCCGTATCCGCCACCGCCGGAGAGACCCTGCGTCGGGCGCTCGCCCTCGCCAGGTCCGCCCGTGTGCCCTCCCGTGCCGCCCTGGCGCCGCGCCGGTCCTTCCCCTGGGCCGGTGAGCCGTCGTCTCGCGCCGCGCCACTGGGTGTGCCGGAGAGTCCGGGTGGATACGGCGGACCGGGGCAGACGTCCTCGGCCGGCGAACGGGTCGACCTGGACCGCCTGTTGAGGCTCTCGCTTGCGGTGCCCGGCGGCAGCGGTGCGGGCCGGCTGCGCCCCGTACCGTCCGCCGGCGCCCTGCACCCCGTCCGGGCCCACCTGCTGGTGGGAGAGGGCTGCTCGCTGCCGCCCGGGCGGTACGCCTACGATCCGCACACCCACCGGATCCACCGCCGTGGCCCGGCCCCGGCGTCCGCTTCAGCCGACGGGCCGAGAGGAGTTGTCGCCGTACTCACGGTCGACGCCGTCGACACGCTCACCCACTACGGCCACCGGGCCTGGCCCCTGCTCCTTCTGGACGCCGGCCACGCGGTGGCGGCCCTGGTGCTCGCGGCGTCCGAAACCGATACGGCGGTCTGCCTGGACGCGGACGGTGCTGCCCTCGCGGCGGCGGCCGGACTCCCGCGGGCGGGTGAGTGGACGGCGCTCTGGCCGGGGACCGAACCTGAACAGCCCCTGGCCGCCGTCCACTTCACCCCCCACGGGACCGCCCGCCCCGACGACCCGCTGTCCCTCTGGGCGTCGCTGCCGCTCGCCGCCGCCCCCTCCCCGGTCGCGGGCCCAGCACCGCCCGGCGCGCTCACCGAAACGCGGCAGCTGCTCGAACTCCTCGGCGCGGGCGAACAGACCAGAAGCACCTGGCAGCCGGTAACCCGCCCCGCGCCCGTCACCGACCGCGTGCTGGCCGGGCGCCGGAGCGCCGACCCGGCCGATCTCACGCAGCCGGTCCCCGAGGACCTGCTGGCCCGGATCCTCACCACGGCCGTCGGCGCGTGGCCAGGCGGACCCGCGTGGAGCGCGGCCGTCGGCGCCCCCAAGCCCGCGCTGCTCACCCTCACCCCCCGGGACACCGCCCGCGCCCGGACACCTGCCTGCCCACGGCCGCGCCCCGCCGTGCCACCCGCACCGGCCCTGAGCGTCCTGGCCGCCGGAGAGGCGCGGCCCACCCTCGCCCACTGGGCGGCCGGACAGCGCTGGATCGCGGATGCCGGGGCCGTACTCCTGGCCCACGGCTGTCCCTCCGACGCCTCCGCGTCCCGGATCGGACTCGACCACCTCGCCGCCGGATACGCCGCCGGAATCGCCCATGTCCACGCCGTGGCCGAGGGGTTGCCGGCACGACCCGTCGGCTCCTGGCAACAGGCCGACCTCGGAGCCGCGCTCGGCGAGGCCCCCGGCCGCGAATGGATCGTGCACGCCCTCGCCCTCGGCGGCCCGCCCGCCCCGAACTCTCCGTCCTACGAGGAAGAACGCCCATGA
- a CDS encoding ABC transporter ATP-binding protein/permease gives MMLHPELLRASRGAARPLALATALLAAVTLTHLAQAVLLAVVLSRIARGDLDGLPVLLGGVFAVVLVRAVLARAQRLTAVTAGAAVRVRLRDDLLARLGRLGPTAVTGARAGAVRATVVDGVEGVDSYVSRYLPQLVITCTVPFVLLGVVAHVEPLAVPALAPALLLALFGPRWWDRLLARRGREHWDTYEALAADYLEALQGMATLRATGAVGRTRERLERRSAALHRATVAKLRVSLVDTGLTDLAVQGGTAAAVLVACASATTGRTTSVGTYLLLLLASECFRPVRDLSREWHAGYLGVSAADGIAALRTGEAKVADHGTAPATWDTAPQVTFHDVHFTHPGTELPALDGVSFTVAAGRTTAIVGPSGAGKSTLLSLLLRQRDPDSGQITVGGAPTAAYALDSLRRGIAVVSQETYLFHSSVADNLRLARPSATDAELRAAARTAGIHEEIARLPDGYDTLVGERGATLSGGQRQRLALARALLADAPVLVLDEATSAVDRRGEARIVRELLTASRGRTCLVVAHRLDAVRHADHIVVLDAGRVVAAGDHRSLLASGGVYASLVAAGSGAVREEQAA, from the coding sequence ATGATGCTCCACCCCGAACTCCTACGGGCCTCGCGCGGCGCGGCCCGGCCGCTCGCGCTCGCCACCGCCCTGCTCGCCGCCGTCACACTCACCCATCTCGCGCAAGCGGTCCTGCTCGCCGTCGTACTGTCCCGGATCGCCCGCGGCGACCTGGACGGACTGCCCGTGCTGCTCGGAGGGGTGTTCGCCGTCGTTCTCGTACGGGCCGTCCTGGCCAGGGCGCAGCGTCTGACGGCCGTGACGGCGGGGGCGGCCGTCCGGGTCCGGCTCCGTGACGACCTGCTGGCACGCCTCGGGCGCCTGGGTCCGACCGCGGTCACCGGCGCGCGGGCGGGCGCGGTCAGGGCGACCGTCGTGGACGGTGTGGAGGGCGTGGACTCCTATGTGTCGCGCTACCTCCCGCAGTTGGTCATCACGTGCACCGTGCCCTTTGTGCTGCTCGGCGTCGTCGCCCACGTGGAGCCGCTCGCCGTGCCGGCCCTCGCCCCCGCGCTGTTGCTCGCGCTGTTCGGACCGCGCTGGTGGGACCGGCTCCTGGCGCGCCGGGGCAGGGAACACTGGGACACCTACGAGGCGTTGGCGGCCGACTACCTGGAAGCGTTGCAGGGGATGGCGACGCTGCGCGCCACCGGAGCGGTCGGACGAACGCGGGAACGGCTGGAGCGGCGTTCGGCGGCGCTGCACCGTGCCACCGTGGCCAAGCTGCGCGTCTCGCTGGTCGACACCGGCCTCACCGATCTCGCGGTCCAGGGCGGCACGGCAGCGGCGGTCCTGGTCGCGTGCGCCTCCGCGACCACCGGGCGTACCACCAGCGTCGGAACGTACCTCCTCCTGCTGCTGGCATCGGAGTGCTTCCGGCCGGTCCGTGACCTCTCCCGCGAATGGCACGCGGGCTATCTCGGCGTCTCCGCGGCCGACGGCATCGCCGCGCTGCGCACCGGCGAAGCCAAGGTGGCCGATCACGGTACGGCTCCCGCGACGTGGGATACGGCCCCCCAAGTCACCTTCCACGACGTCCACTTCACACACCCCGGCACGGAGCTGCCCGCCCTCGACGGGGTCAGCTTCACCGTCGCCGCCGGGCGCACCACGGCCATCGTGGGACCTTCCGGGGCGGGCAAGTCGACTCTCCTCAGCCTGCTGCTGCGCCAACGCGACCCCGACAGCGGGCAGATCACCGTCGGCGGGGCGCCCACCGCCGCGTACGCGCTCGACTCCCTGCGCCGGGGCATCGCCGTGGTGTCCCAGGAGACGTATCTCTTCCACAGTTCGGTGGCGGACAACCTGCGCCTGGCCAGGCCCTCCGCGACGGACGCCGAACTGCGCGCGGCGGCACGGACGGCGGGCATCCACGAGGAGATCGCCCGTCTGCCGGACGGTTACGACACACTCGTCGGTGAACGCGGCGCCACACTCTCGGGCGGGCAGCGCCAACGTCTCGCGCTCGCACGGGCGTTGCTCGCCGACGCGCCGGTCCTGGTCCTGGACGAGGCGACGAGCGCGGTCGACCGGCGCGGCGAGGCCCGGATCGTGAGGGAACTCCTGACGGCGAGCCGTGGACGTACCTGCCTCGTCGTCGCCCACCGGCTCGACGCCGTACGCCACGCCGACCACATCGTCGTCCTCGACGCGGGCCGTGTCGTCGCGGCAGGCGATCACCGGAGCCTGCTGGCGAGCGGAGGCGTCTACGCCTCGCTCGTCGCCGCGGGCAGCGGCGCCGTCCGGGAGGAACAGGCCGCGTGA
- a CDS encoding ABC transporter ATP-binding protein, whose product MKQPTQQRPDESRAAGHDGRRPGALRSLLPVLGAHRAMLVRTCLAALTGQATLVALVTLGAYAVGTAVTEHRPPSTVTVIALIGLVLVRGVSTWWEMDLSHDLAYRVLAELRVRVFDGLARSAPARIAGRRSGDLAATALGDVEALEFFYAHAIAQLLASGLVFGAAAVVLATLDPWLLAAVLPAALLLALAPVLDGRGRAVRGARTRAALAELSAETVETVDGLRELLMAGALDRRRARLRSSGHRLAREQRAEQSWEASAAGLRDLLVVGAVIGVVAATVYVADGGRLEGAWAPAAMALALGALAPVADSAATLGQAGGLRAAAVRVRAALRAPAGAPEPAAPRPVPAGPLGIRLRGVRFGYGGGAVLDGLDLTVRPGETVALVGASGAGKTTCAHLLARYWDPHEGAVELVPESGADPAELRDLSERDLRAAIAVVGQEAPLFHGTLAENLLLGAPDATAEQLRTVIRVCGIDSLVGALPEGLGTAVGERGATLSGGQRARVALARALLSDPRVLVLDETTAHLDHRGDAELAAALARVSADRTTLVIAHRPATVRRADRIAVLEDGRVVEEGTWDELTCSGGAFAQLFRAG is encoded by the coding sequence GTGAAACAACCGACCCAGCAGCGACCCGACGAATCCCGCGCGGCCGGACACGACGGCCGGCGGCCCGGTGCCCTGCGCTCCCTGCTGCCTGTTCTCGGCGCGCACCGTGCCATGCTGGTACGCACCTGTCTGGCCGCCCTGACCGGCCAGGCGACGCTGGTCGCCCTGGTCACCCTCGGCGCGTACGCCGTGGGCACAGCGGTGACCGAGCACCGGCCCCCGTCCACCGTCACGGTCATCGCGCTCATCGGGCTCGTCCTGGTCAGAGGGGTCTCCACCTGGTGGGAGATGGACCTCTCGCACGACCTCGCCTACCGGGTCCTCGCCGAACTGCGGGTCCGCGTCTTCGACGGGCTCGCCCGCAGCGCGCCCGCCCGGATCGCGGGCCGCCGAAGCGGCGATCTCGCGGCGACCGCCCTCGGTGACGTGGAAGCCCTTGAATTCTTCTACGCCCACGCCATCGCCCAACTCCTCGCCTCCGGGCTGGTGTTCGGCGCGGCGGCGGTGGTGCTCGCCACGCTGGACCCCTGGCTGCTCGCCGCCGTGCTGCCGGCCGCGCTGCTGCTCGCCCTGGCACCCGTCCTGGACGGACGCGGCCGTGCCGTACGGGGAGCCCGCACCCGGGCCGCGCTCGCCGAGCTCTCCGCCGAGACGGTCGAGACGGTCGACGGCCTGCGCGAGCTGCTGATGGCCGGGGCCCTGGACCGCAGGCGGGCCCGTCTGCGGTCATCCGGCCACCGGCTGGCACGGGAACAGCGGGCCGAGCAGTCCTGGGAAGCGAGCGCGGCGGGCCTGCGCGATCTGCTGGTCGTCGGCGCGGTGATCGGCGTGGTCGCCGCGACGGTGTACGTGGCCGACGGCGGCCGGCTCGAAGGAGCCTGGGCACCCGCCGCGATGGCGCTGGCCCTCGGCGCACTGGCACCGGTCGCCGACTCCGCGGCGACGCTGGGCCAGGCGGGCGGGCTGCGCGCCGCGGCCGTCCGGGTCCGCGCCGCGCTCCGGGCACCCGCGGGCGCGCCGGAACCGGCGGCTCCACGCCCCGTACCGGCCGGACCGCTCGGGATACGGCTGCGCGGCGTGCGGTTCGGATACGGCGGCGGGGCCGTGCTGGACGGACTCGATCTGACGGTACGGCCCGGAGAGACCGTGGCCCTCGTCGGGGCGTCGGGGGCGGGCAAGACGACCTGCGCACATCTGCTGGCCCGCTACTGGGACCCGCACGAGGGGGCTGTCGAGCTGGTGCCGGAGTCCGGCGCCGACCCCGCCGAGCTGAGGGATCTGTCCGAGCGGGACCTGCGTGCGGCGATCGCCGTCGTCGGACAGGAGGCCCCCCTCTTCCACGGCACGCTCGCCGAGAACCTGCTTCTCGGAGCCCCCGACGCCACCGCGGAGCAGCTGCGCACGGTGATCCGTGTCTGCGGCATCGACTCCCTCGTCGGCGCCCTCCCCGAGGGACTCGGCACCGCGGTCGGCGAACGGGGCGCCACCCTGTCCGGCGGACAGCGGGCCCGGGTGGCCCTGGCCAGGGCGCTGCTCAGCGACCCCCGGGTCCTGGTCCTCGACGAGACCACGGCACATCTCGACCACCGGGGCGACGCCGAACTCGCCGCGGCCCTCGCGCGGGTCTCCGCCGACCGTACGACCCTGGTGATCGCACACCGCCCCGCCACCGTGCGCAGAGCCGACCGCATCGCGGTGCTGGAGGACGGACGGGTCGTGGAGGAGGGAACCTGGGACGAACTGACGTGTTCCGGGGGCGCGTTCGCGCAGCTGTTCCGTGCCGGCTGA
- a CDS encoding helix-turn-helix transcriptional regulator — MNRQGLGVFLRSRRERLRPEDVGLPSGPRRRTPGLRREEAAVLAHISTEYYVRLEQGRAPRPSGEVLAGIAGALRLTDAESDHLHVLAGTAPTRNRLHRRDVRPSILTLLDRLPQTAAFVTSAVFEVLAWNDLTAALMEDFGALAPKDRNLARRAFLEPPRPGAELYGISDATEFRQQVVMELRATLARYPADPAVTGLVDELRDGSPEFARLWARHDVRAAPMLTKTFRHPVVGELTVDCDALTLTDRDQHLVLYSAPPGSSGAEALALLNVLGAEAGDYL; from the coding sequence ATGAACAGACAGGGACTCGGGGTGTTCCTCCGCAGCCGCCGCGAGCGGCTACGGCCGGAGGATGTGGGTCTGCCCTCCGGGCCGCGACGCCGGACACCGGGTCTTCGCCGTGAGGAGGCCGCGGTCCTCGCGCACATCTCCACGGAGTACTACGTCCGGCTCGAACAGGGCAGGGCGCCGCGGCCGTCGGGCGAGGTCCTGGCCGGGATCGCGGGAGCGCTGCGGCTCACCGACGCCGAGTCCGACCACCTCCACGTCCTCGCGGGCACCGCGCCGACCCGTAACCGCCTGCACCGGCGCGATGTCCGCCCGAGCATCCTCACGCTCCTCGACCGGCTGCCGCAGACGGCCGCCTTCGTGACGTCCGCCGTGTTCGAGGTACTCGCGTGGAACGATCTGACCGCCGCGCTCATGGAGGACTTCGGCGCGCTGGCCCCGAAGGACCGAAATCTCGCGCGCCGGGCGTTCCTTGAGCCGCCGCGACCCGGCGCGGAGCTGTACGGGATCTCCGACGCCACCGAGTTCCGGCAGCAGGTCGTCATGGAGCTCCGGGCCACCCTCGCCCGCTACCCGGCGGATCCCGCTGTGACCGGTCTCGTCGACGAACTCCGCGACGGCAGCCCCGAGTTCGCCCGGCTCTGGGCGCGGCACGACGTGCGGGCCGCGCCGATGCTCACGAAGACCTTCCGCCATCCGGTCGTCGGCGAGCTCACCGTCGACTGCGACGCGCTCACACTCACCGACCGCGACCAGCACCTCGTGCTCTACAGCGCGCCCCCGGGATCCTCCGGGGCCGAGGCCCTGGCACTTCTGAACGTGCTGGGAGCCGAGGCCGGTGACTATCTCTGA
- a CDS encoding SDR family NAD(P)-dependent oxidoreductase: MTNTTHTAPIGLLTGKVVFITGASRGIGAAAARLFASEGAAVVLAARGTDALRRIVGEIRADGGVADAVTLDLADRTSVRAAVGRVEELHGRLDGAFNNGAAIQRPGPLETTSDEDIDEQFAVNFRSHWTAMTAEAALMRQNGGGAIVNTSSIGSRRANPALPAYGAMKRALNSITETAAVTWGRQGVRVNGITPGGTATEMIDAWEAVSPGIIERNIALTPLGRMAEPREVAEVAAWLLSDRASMVTGAIVPVDGGAGA; the protein is encoded by the coding sequence ATGACCAACACCACTCACACCGCACCCATCGGCCTGCTCACCGGCAAGGTCGTGTTCATCACGGGCGCCAGCCGCGGCATCGGCGCCGCCGCGGCCCGGCTCTTCGCCTCGGAGGGCGCCGCCGTCGTGCTCGCGGCCCGCGGCACGGACGCGCTGCGGCGGATCGTCGGCGAGATACGCGCCGACGGAGGCGTCGCCGACGCCGTAACCCTGGACCTCGCCGACCGTACGAGTGTCCGCGCGGCGGTCGGCCGCGTCGAGGAGCTGCACGGACGGCTCGACGGCGCCTTCAACAACGGCGCCGCGATCCAGCGGCCCGGCCCGCTCGAAACCACGAGCGACGAGGACATCGACGAGCAGTTCGCCGTGAACTTCCGCTCGCACTGGACCGCCATGACCGCCGAGGCCGCCCTCATGCGACAGAACGGCGGCGGCGCGATCGTCAACACGTCGAGCATCGGCAGCCGCCGCGCGAACCCCGCCCTCCCCGCGTACGGCGCCATGAAGCGCGCGCTCAACAGCATCACCGAGACCGCGGCCGTGACCTGGGGCCGTCAGGGCGTCCGGGTGAACGGCATCACGCCCGGCGGCACCGCCACGGAGATGATCGACGCGTGGGAGGCGGTGTCCCCGGGCATCATCGAGCGCAACATCGCCCTGACCCCGCTCGGCCGCATGGCCGAGCCCCGCGAGGTGGCCGAGGTGGCGGCGTGGCTGCTCAGCGACCGTGCCTCGATGGTCACCGGCGCGATCGTCCCGGTCGACGGCGGCGCCGGCGCCTGA
- a CDS encoding helix-turn-helix domain-containing protein, whose amino-acid sequence MTRQPPPGERRPANEGRKAAARNRAALVAAAREIYADQGLNAPLSAIARRAGVGQAVLYRHFPDRAAVATAVLGENVRQIEQAAAARGADIAGVLGVLTWHQTQSAAFISILHADGLAGRSGDLSYASELSGRVEHALRTLLPDNHPLTGAEGDLMIAVAMVSGAVTGPTREQREHRALAGWRLLGVEVGPVRPFD is encoded by the coding sequence GTGACTCGGCAACCTCCACCTGGTGAGCGGCGGCCCGCGAACGAAGGGCGCAAGGCCGCCGCCCGCAACCGGGCCGCTCTTGTCGCCGCCGCCCGGGAGATCTACGCGGACCAGGGCCTGAACGCTCCGCTGTCCGCCATAGCGCGGCGAGCCGGAGTGGGGCAGGCCGTGCTGTATCGGCACTTTCCCGATCGTGCCGCCGTCGCCACCGCGGTTCTGGGCGAGAACGTCCGGCAGATCGAGCAGGCGGCGGCAGCGCGGGGGGCGGACATCGCCGGGGTGCTCGGTGTTCTGACCTGGCATCAGACCCAGTCCGCCGCCTTCATCAGCATCTTGCACGCCGATGGTCTGGCCGGCCGCTCCGGCGATCTCTCGTACGCCTCCGAGCTGTCAGGGCGGGTCGAGCATGCCCTTCGGACACTCCTGCCGGACAACCATCCGCTGACCGGCGCGGAAGGCGATCTCATGATCGCCGTTGCCATGGTCTCCGGTGCCGTCACCGGCCCCACCCGCGAGCAGCGGGAACACCGAGCGCTGGCGGGATGGCGGCTGCTCGGTGTCGAGGTGGGACCGGTGCGCCCCTTCGACTAG
- a CDS encoding SMP-30/gluconolactonase/LRE family protein — MRRTPIRSLSGLAAIGLLTLTGCGTGTGGAAGGAAAAGNTAAATGADRTIRAQKVMRLTKVHEETGMTLLEGPTFGEDGKLLVVDVTAPAGEPKVLSVDTAKKTSRPVHTDDRGAYTSAQFSPYDGRVYLTDFSQGDIVSLAPDGGDRRTFFSGEVDGARMNPDDLAFDRDGNLYISDSRGMSEGEATGRVVRIDRAGKSATVLADELAAPNGISFDADYRGLWVSELTQNRISYFRLDGKGGVTSQHTAIRVDGGTAQTDSIAVDADGNLYQGLHGRAAMVVYNRHGERLATVTVPAQAGGREAEGLESATNVAITPGGTKAYMTVSGPAGGYLYSFDALAEGVRQSNGG; from the coding sequence ATGCGACGAACCCCGATCCGATCCCTCAGCGGGCTTGCCGCGATCGGTCTGCTGACCCTCACCGGGTGCGGTACCGGCACAGGCGGAGCGGCCGGGGGCGCCGCGGCGGCCGGGAACACGGCGGCGGCCACGGGCGCGGACAGGACCATCCGGGCCCAGAAGGTCATGCGACTGACGAAGGTGCACGAAGAGACCGGCATGACCCTGCTGGAGGGTCCGACCTTCGGCGAGGACGGCAAGCTGCTCGTCGTCGATGTCACCGCACCCGCCGGCGAGCCCAAGGTGCTGAGTGTCGACACGGCGAAGAAGACATCGCGCCCGGTCCACACCGACGACCGGGGCGCCTACACGTCGGCCCAGTTCAGCCCGTACGACGGGCGCGTCTATCTCACCGACTTCTCCCAAGGCGACATCGTGAGCCTGGCCCCGGACGGCGGTGACCGGCGCACCTTCTTCTCCGGTGAGGTCGACGGAGCGCGGATGAACCCCGACGACCTCGCCTTCGACCGGGACGGCAACCTGTACATCAGCGATTCACGAGGCATGTCCGAGGGCGAGGCGACGGGGCGCGTGGTGCGGATCGACCGCGCGGGGAAGAGCGCGACCGTCCTGGCGGATGAGCTGGCAGCGCCGAACGGGATCTCTTTCGACGCGGATTACCGTGGTCTGTGGGTCAGCGAGCTCACTCAGAACCGCATCTCCTACTTCCGCCTGGACGGCAAGGGCGGGGTCACTTCCCAGCACACCGCGATCCGGGTCGACGGCGGGACGGCACAGACGGACTCGATCGCCGTGGACGCGGACGGAAACCTCTATCAGGGCCTGCACGGCCGCGCCGCGATGGTGGTCTACAACCGGCACGGTGAGCGTCTGGCCACCGTCACGGTTCCCGCCCAGGCCGGAGGGCGCGAAGCCGAAGGGCTCGAATCGGCCACCAATGTCGCGATCACGCCCGGCGGGACCAAGGCCTATATGACTGTCAGCGGCCCCGCGGGGGGCTATCTCTACTCCTTCGACGCGCTGGCGGAAGGTGTCAGGCAGTCCAACGGCGGCTGA